In Paenibacillus sp. FSL R7-0345, a single window of DNA contains:
- a CDS encoding 3-ketoacyl-ACP reductase, with protein sequence MAQSLQGKVAIVTGAARGIGKATAVALAKEGVSVGLLARSEAALQTLAAEIEGYGVKAAFAVADISSKEQVDAAVEALKSELGAADILINNAGIATFGTLLEMDPEEWKGMIDVNLMGTYYVTRAVLPQLIEKNAGDIINISSTNGLNGAATSSAYSASKFAMIGLTESLAQEVRRNNIRVSALTPSTIATDLALDLNLIKENNDSKFVQPEDIAEFIIDQLKLNPRVYVKTASFIATNPF encoded by the coding sequence ATGGCACAATCATTGCAAGGAAAAGTGGCAATTGTAACCGGAGCAGCAAGAGGAATCGGAAAGGCAACCGCTGTTGCGCTTGCCAAGGAGGGCGTCAGCGTCGGCCTGCTGGCCAGAAGTGAAGCTGCACTGCAGACACTGGCTGCCGAGATTGAGGGCTACGGAGTTAAGGCTGCTTTTGCCGTCGCTGATATTTCTTCCAAGGAACAGGTAGATGCAGCGGTTGAAGCACTCAAGAGCGAGCTGGGAGCTGCGGACATTCTGATCAATAACGCGGGGATCGCTACGTTCGGCACACTGCTGGAGATGGACCCGGAAGAGTGGAAGGGCATGATCGACGTCAACCTGATGGGTACTTACTATGTAACACGTGCGGTGCTGCCGCAGCTCATTGAAAAAAATGCCGGAGACATCATCAACATCTCCTCCACCAACGGCTTGAACGGCGCAGCTACCTCCAGTGCATACAGCGCCTCCAAGTTCGCCATGATCGGCTTGACCGAATCCCTGGCCCAGGAGGTCCGCCGCAACAACATCCGTGTATCGGCGCTGACCCCGAGCACCATTGCAACAGATCTGGCGCTCGACCTGAACCTGATCAAGGAGAACAATGATTCCAAGTTCGTTCAGCCTGAGGATATCGCGGAGTTTATTATCGACCAGCTTAAATTGAACCCGCGTGTGTATGTGAAGACGGCGAGCTTCATTGCTACGAATCCGTTCTGA
- a CDS encoding iron-siderophore ABC transporter substrate-binding protein, translating into MNTTRKYTFRTLLAPLALTLALVGCGNNNASNSAASPTNAAATTAPAATEAPAATDAVQYPVTIKTALGEAVLESKPERVVTIQWGNQDVALALGVVPVGFSAANFGVQDDSGLLPWTKQKLDELGVTDPNVFQDTDGLDFEAISDADPDVILAAYSGITQEDFDTLSQIAPVVAYPVSPWTTTWREQVNLIAEGMGMKAEGEQLIKDTEDLVNEKLTAYPQIAGKKVVWVNFSADDLSKLHIYAPLDSRVSFLYELGMEYPESITSQITDPTSYSLSLSSENVEALNDADLIIGYGNDELLKALQADSLLGKIPAIERGSVAFIDSDTPLVAAGTPNPLPIAYTIDEYLKLIGGAIDKINE; encoded by the coding sequence ATGAACACAACAAGAAAGTATACTTTCAGAACGCTGCTTGCTCCGCTTGCGCTTACACTTGCGCTGGTAGGCTGCGGTAACAACAATGCTTCGAATAGTGCGGCTTCCCCGACAAACGCTGCGGCTACCACTGCACCAGCTGCTACAGAAGCACCGGCTGCTACAGATGCCGTTCAATATCCGGTTACAATCAAAACTGCACTGGGCGAGGCTGTACTTGAGAGCAAGCCTGAGCGTGTTGTTACCATTCAATGGGGTAATCAGGACGTTGCCCTCGCGCTGGGTGTTGTTCCAGTGGGCTTCTCGGCAGCAAACTTCGGCGTTCAGGACGACAGCGGTCTGCTCCCTTGGACCAAACAGAAGCTGGACGAGCTGGGCGTAACCGATCCAAACGTATTCCAGGATACAGACGGCCTTGATTTCGAAGCGATCTCCGATGCTGATCCGGACGTCATTCTTGCCGCTTACTCCGGCATCACACAAGAAGACTTCGACACACTGAGCCAGATCGCTCCGGTGGTCGCTTACCCGGTTTCCCCTTGGACCACCACATGGCGTGAGCAGGTTAACCTGATTGCTGAAGGCATGGGCATGAAGGCCGAAGGCGAGCAGTTGATCAAGGACACCGAGGACCTGGTGAACGAAAAGCTGACTGCCTATCCGCAAATCGCCGGCAAAAAAGTCGTATGGGTTAACTTCTCCGCTGACGACCTGTCCAAGCTGCATATCTATGCGCCACTTGATTCCCGCGTCTCCTTCCTGTACGAGCTGGGAATGGAATATCCGGAAAGCATCACCAGCCAGATTACGGATCCGACAAGCTACTCTCTGAGCCTGAGTTCCGAGAACGTAGAAGCACTCAACGATGCAGATTTGATTATCGGATATGGCAATGACGAACTACTGAAGGCTCTTCAGGCAGATTCCCTGCTGGGCAAAATCCCTGCGATTGAGCGCGGTTCAGTTGCTTTCATCGACAGCGATACACCGCTTGTTGCTGCCGGAACGCCTAACCCGCTGCCTATTGCCTACACTATTGATGAGTATCTGAAGCTGATCGGCGGAGCTATCGACAAGATAAATGAATAG
- a CDS encoding iron ABC transporter permease, producing MNSSETSEYKKPALHTPRNFTLVLILCFILLGLCIVASLALGSRVTSLRELLDGLFHPDVQSFGANVVRKRISRTVFSIMCGAALGVSGALMQSVTRNPIADPSILGVNTGAALFVVCGIAFLNISSASQFIWLALAGAALTAVFVFGIGSMGRGGATPIKLVLAGAATSAALSSLVTAIMIPRSYVMDKFRFWQVGSVGSGSWDNISTFIPFLIAGMLIAVLTAPALNALALGDDVATGLGVKTGFLRFTAALAGVVLCGATTALAGPIGFIGLLSTHVIRLILGPDLRFVIPMSAVAGAIILTVADVGGRLLGSPGELEVGVVTAFIGAPILIILAMRSKVRSL from the coding sequence ATGAATAGTTCTGAGACTTCTGAATATAAAAAGCCAGCCCTGCATACCCCGCGGAATTTCACGCTGGTCCTGATCCTCTGCTTCATCCTGCTTGGCTTATGCATTGTCGCCTCGCTGGCCTTGGGCTCGCGTGTGACCAGCTTAAGAGAGCTGCTCGACGGTTTATTTCATCCGGACGTGCAGTCCTTCGGAGCCAACGTAGTCCGCAAGCGGATATCCCGGACAGTATTCAGCATAATGTGCGGTGCAGCGCTCGGCGTATCCGGGGCGCTTATGCAATCGGTCACCCGCAATCCTATTGCGGACCCGAGTATACTGGGAGTCAATACCGGCGCTGCCTTGTTCGTAGTGTGCGGAATTGCCTTTCTAAACATAAGCTCAGCCAGCCAATTCATTTGGCTGGCTTTGGCCGGAGCTGCGCTTACTGCAGTATTCGTATTCGGAATAGGTTCAATGGGGCGTGGCGGAGCCACCCCCATTAAGCTCGTTCTGGCGGGTGCTGCGACAAGCGCGGCCCTTTCGTCTCTCGTCACTGCGATCATGATCCCGCGTTCCTATGTTATGGATAAATTCAGGTTCTGGCAGGTGGGCAGCGTCGGTTCAGGAAGCTGGGATAACATCTCCACCTTCATCCCTTTTCTGATCGCCGGCATGCTGATTGCCGTGCTGACAGCGCCTGCGCTGAATGCGCTGGCCCTGGGCGATGATGTCGCCACCGGACTCGGTGTTAAGACAGGCTTTCTGCGGTTTACCGCCGCTCTCGCAGGAGTTGTCCTTTGCGGTGCAACAACGGCGCTTGCAGGCCCGATCGGTTTTATCGGCCTTTTATCCACCCATGTTATCAGGCTTATTCTGGGCCCTGATCTGCGTTTTGTCATTCCCATGTCGGCGGTTGCCGGAGCTATTATTCTGACCGTAGCCGATGTCGGCGGCAGGCTGCTCGGCAGCCCCGGAGAGCTTGAAGTCGGTGTTGTGACAGCGTTCATCGGAGCACCGATATTAATCATATTAGCTATGAGATCGAAAGTGCGGTCCTTATGA
- a CDS encoding iron chelate uptake ABC transporter family permease subunit yields the protein MTNYLPSTEFIMAGRRQRRRRWILVTSLLGVLACALCIAMLLLGNTIYPLSEVIRALSGEQIKGVSFAVSTIRLPRMLAGLFAGFAFGVAGYTFQTMLRNPLANPNVIGITSGSSAAAVFCIVILHAGGAVVSLAAVLAGLATVILIYILSRGRTFSIGRLILVGIGVQAMLDAIISYLLLISSEKDVPTAIRWLTGSLNGSQMSELPPLVLTVIICAPILILLGKHLDILELGEQSASSLGVHTDKTRILLIVGSVCMIAIATATTGPIAFVSFLSGPIAKRLTGAGFSGIVPSGLVGVVLVLAADLIGQFAFVTRFPVGVITGLLGAPYLIYLLIQMNRKGEL from the coding sequence ATGACAAATTATCTACCTTCAACCGAATTTATCATGGCTGGCAGACGGCAAAGACGCCGCCGCTGGATACTGGTTACCAGCCTTTTGGGCGTTCTTGCCTGTGCACTCTGTATAGCTATGCTGCTGCTCGGAAATACCATCTATCCGCTTTCGGAGGTAATCCGGGCCCTTTCGGGAGAGCAGATTAAGGGCGTTTCCTTTGCTGTGAGTACAATCCGTCTGCCGCGGATGCTGGCCGGCCTGTTTGCCGGGTTTGCTTTTGGCGTTGCAGGCTACACCTTCCAGACGATGCTGCGTAACCCGCTGGCTAATCCGAATGTCATCGGGATTACGTCCGGCTCCAGTGCGGCTGCTGTGTTCTGTATTGTTATCCTTCATGCCGGCGGGGCTGTGGTTTCTCTGGCCGCCGTCCTTGCCGGTCTGGCTACTGTCATTCTGATCTATATCCTGTCCAGAGGAAGAACCTTTTCCATCGGGCGTCTGATCCTTGTTGGTATTGGCGTACAGGCGATGCTCGATGCCATAATCTCCTATCTTCTGCTGATCAGCTCGGAGAAGGATGTACCTACAGCTATCCGCTGGCTGACAGGCAGTCTCAACGGCTCGCAGATGAGCGAGCTGCCTCCGCTTGTGCTTACAGTGATCATTTGTGCGCCTATCCTAATTCTGCTGGGCAAGCACCTTGATATTCTGGAGCTCGGCGAACAATCTGCATCCTCACTTGGCGTACATACGGACAAGACCCGGATCCTGCTGATTGTCGGCTCTGTCTGCATGATTGCTATAGCCACTGCAACAACAGGTCCGATAGCCTTTGTCTCCTTCCTTTCCGGACCGATTGCCAAAAGACTGACCGGGGCCGGCTTCTCCGGCATTGTCCCTTCAGGACTGGTTGGCGTTGTTCTGGTTCTGGCGGCAGATCTGATCGGCCAGTTCGCCTTCGTGACCCGCTTCCCGGTAGGTGTAATCACCGGGCTGCTCGGAGCGCCGTATCTGATATACCTGCTGATCCAGATGAACCGGAAGGGAGAATTATAA
- a CDS encoding ABC transporter ATP-binding protein, whose product MNQAHTFKVERLVAGYENKTVIQDVSLVLPSSKISVIIGSNGCGKSTLLKTMARLIKPSSGTITIDGKPLAKIASKPLARTVGMLPQSPIVPEGISVADLVGRGRFPHQSLFGSWSKKDYEAVAEAMEIMKITEFANHHIDELSGGQRQRVWIAMALAQQTDILFLDEPTTFLDITYQVEILDLLTDLNRKHGTTIVMVLHDINLSARYADHIFALHSGKLVAEGTPDKVITSTLVKDIFGLDCAVIKDPVAGSPMIVPKGRYHADYVPVP is encoded by the coding sequence ATGAATCAGGCGCATACTTTTAAAGTCGAACGCCTCGTAGCAGGCTATGAGAATAAAACGGTCATCCAGGATGTCAGCCTTGTGCTGCCGAGCAGCAAAATCAGCGTCATTATCGGCTCCAACGGCTGCGGCAAGTCCACGCTCCTGAAGACGATGGCCCGGCTGATCAAGCCCTCCTCCGGCACCATTACGATTGACGGAAAGCCGCTTGCCAAAATTGCCTCTAAGCCCCTGGCCCGCACGGTCGGAATGCTGCCGCAGTCGCCGATTGTTCCGGAGGGAATTTCCGTAGCTGATCTGGTTGGCCGGGGCAGATTTCCGCACCAGTCGCTCTTCGGCAGCTGGAGCAAAAAGGACTATGAGGCCGTTGCCGAAGCGATGGAGATTATGAAGATTACGGAATTTGCCAATCATCATATTGATGAGCTGTCCGGCGGCCAGCGCCAGCGCGTCTGGATCGCCATGGCACTGGCGCAGCAGACCGATATCCTGTTCCTTGATGAACCGACAACGTTCCTCGACATCACCTACCAGGTAGAGATTCTGGACCTGCTGACCGATCTGAACCGCAAGCACGGCACTACCATCGTCATGGTGCTGCATGATATTAACCTGTCGGCCCGGTATGCCGACCATATCTTTGCCCTTCATTCAGGCAAGCTGGTTGCTGAAGGCACACCGGATAAGGTTATTACGAGCACCCTGGTCAAAGACATCTTCGGACTGGACTGCGCGGTAATCAAGGACCCGGTTGCCGGCTCGCCGATGATTGTGCCCAAGGGACGCTATCACGCCGATTATGTGCCTGTTCCTTAG
- a CDS encoding amino acid permease, which produces MAELKRELANRHVQLIAIGGTIGTGLFLGSGRAIEKAGPSIMFTYLIVGIAVFFVMRALGELLLSKAGYQSFTDIAEDYLGPKAAFVTGWTYWFCWIMTAMADVIAVGVYVQYWFDIPQWIPAVICLIILLGLNLLTVKSFGELEFWFALIKVVTILALIGLGIVLLVMGFKTDAGAVTVRNLWQHGGVFPNGITGFLFSFQMVVFAYVGVELVGVSAAETADPEKNIPSAINKIPLRILFFYVGALFVLLCVNPWTQLSPAESPFVRTFSLVGIPVAAGIINFVVLTSAASACNSGMFSTSRILYNLSRKDQASARFGKLNKNHVPANSLFISTLVVSAGALLSKLVPEQAFGIVTTVSAICFIWVWGVVLVCHIKYKRNRPDLQAASKFKAPFTPAVNYMVLALFAAILIIMLIAEETRPALLFTPVWFILLFVLYSVRSRKQKSRGETGINTGAGNHIQL; this is translated from the coding sequence ATGGCAGAGTTAAAGAGAGAGCTGGCTAACCGGCACGTACAGTTAATCGCAATTGGAGGAACGATTGGAACAGGGTTATTCCTGGGATCAGGGCGGGCGATTGAAAAGGCGGGTCCGTCGATCATGTTCACTTATCTGATTGTGGGAATCGCTGTGTTTTTTGTAATGAGGGCACTGGGGGAACTGCTGCTGTCCAAGGCGGGGTACCAGTCCTTTACGGATATAGCTGAGGATTATTTAGGGCCTAAGGCCGCTTTTGTCACAGGCTGGACGTACTGGTTCTGCTGGATTATGACGGCGATGGCCGATGTCATTGCGGTAGGGGTCTATGTGCAATACTGGTTTGATATCCCGCAGTGGATACCTGCCGTCATCTGTCTGATTATTCTGCTGGGACTTAATCTGCTGACCGTCAAAAGCTTCGGCGAGCTGGAGTTCTGGTTCGCATTAATCAAGGTGGTTACGATTCTTGCCCTGATCGGGCTCGGGATTGTCCTGCTCGTCATGGGCTTCAAGACAGATGCAGGAGCGGTAACGGTCCGCAATCTGTGGCAGCATGGCGGAGTATTCCCTAACGGCATCACAGGCTTCCTGTTCTCCTTCCAGATGGTCGTGTTTGCTTATGTCGGTGTAGAGCTCGTAGGGGTGTCGGCGGCAGAAACGGCTGATCCTGAGAAAAATATCCCGTCAGCGATTAACAAAATCCCGCTGCGGATTCTGTTCTTCTACGTCGGCGCGCTGTTCGTTCTGCTGTGCGTTAACCCGTGGACCCAGCTCAGCCCGGCGGAGAGCCCGTTCGTAAGAACCTTTAGCCTCGTGGGTATTCCGGTTGCTGCCGGGATTATCAACTTCGTCGTCCTGACCTCAGCTGCGTCGGCCTGCAACAGCGGGATGTTCTCGACCAGCCGGATTCTCTACAATCTGAGCCGCAAGGATCAGGCTTCTGCCCGGTTCGGCAAGCTGAACAAAAATCATGTGCCGGCCAATTCGCTGTTCATTTCTACACTGGTTGTTTCAGCCGGTGCGCTGCTGAGCAAGCTGGTTCCGGAGCAGGCCTTCGGCATTGTGACTACGGTCAGCGCCATTTGCTTTATTTGGGTCTGGGGCGTAGTGCTGGTATGCCACATCAAATACAAGCGGAACCGTCCGGACCTGCAGGCTGCCTCCAAATTCAAGGCACCGTTCACTCCGGCAGTTAACTATATGGTTCTGGCGCTGTTCGCAGCAATCCTGATCATTATGCTGATTGCCGAGGAGACCCGTCCGGCGCTGCTGTTCACTCCGGTCTGGTTCATCCTGCTGTTCGTCCTGTATTCGGTGAGAAGCAGGAAGCAGAAGAGCCGCGGGGAGACCGGAATTAATACCGGTGCCGGGAACCATATCCAGCTGTAG
- a CDS encoding MFS transporter, with protein MNHMHWKRTFAFIFSGQIFSILTSSMVQFSIIWHLTETTGSASVLMIAGLVGFLPQAILGPFIGVWLDRWNRKRTMIISDSMIAVTSLILGAYYLWGDPSLWVVYVVLFIRSVASSFHAPSFQAAVPLIAPEDQLTRVAGWQQMVFSASSILGPALGIAVYSATSLGTVLLLDVAGALIANVMLLMVKIHQPKPEVVQALSFRQEFILGWRTFVSSKQIVFITIAMAGFSVVFMPLAMLFPLMTLEHFGRGGYSASVIEAVFGIGMIIGGVLLSVLSSKWRDSTYMSVSLVIIGLTCLLSGVVGSGAFVVFAVLSFFMGAAAPLFNGPYMAMIQKAYEPETLGRVISLVSSIGMLSSPIGLALAGPVADRYGVQVWFFWSGIVVAVIGIIVFLKFYGKAEEEQVQG; from the coding sequence GCCTCTGTGCTGATGATCGCCGGGCTGGTCGGCTTCCTGCCGCAGGCCATCCTGGGGCCGTTCATCGGCGTCTGGCTGGACCGCTGGAACCGCAAGCGGACCATGATCATCTCCGACAGCATGATTGCTGTCACCAGCCTGATCCTGGGCGCTTACTATTTATGGGGCGACCCGAGCCTGTGGGTTGTGTATGTCGTACTGTTCATCCGCTCCGTGGCCTCTTCGTTCCACGCGCCGTCTTTCCAGGCGGCCGTCCCGCTGATTGCCCCGGAGGACCAGTTAACCCGGGTAGCGGGCTGGCAGCAGATGGTCTTCTCCGCTTCCAGCATCCTGGGACCGGCGCTTGGGATCGCCGTATACTCGGCTACATCGCTGGGAACCGTGCTGCTGCTTGATGTGGCGGGCGCACTGATCGCTAACGTCATGCTGCTGATGGTGAAGATTCATCAGCCGAAGCCGGAAGTGGTGCAGGCACTGTCCTTCCGGCAGGAGTTCATTCTCGGCTGGCGGACCTTTGTTTCCTCTAAGCAGATTGTCTTTATCACGATTGCCATGGCAGGCTTTAGTGTTGTCTTCATGCCGCTGGCCATGCTGTTCCCGCTGATGACGCTGGAGCACTTTGGCCGGGGCGGATACAGCGCGAGTGTTATAGAGGCGGTATTCGGCATCGGCATGATCATCGGGGGCGTGCTGCTGTCGGTATTGTCCTCCAAGTGGCGTGACTCCACCTATATGAGCGTAAGCCTTGTTATTATCGGCCTGACCTGTCTGCTGAGCGGAGTTGTCGGCAGCGGAGCCTTCGTGGTCTTTGCTGTGCTGTCCTTCTTCATGGGCGCTGCTGCTCCGCTGTTCAACGGCCCTTATATGGCTATGATCCAGAAGGCTTACGAGCCGGAAACGTTAGGGCGCGTCATTTCGCTCGTTTCCAGCATCGGGATGCTGTCTTCTCCAATCGGGCTGGCCCTGGCCGGGCCGGTTGCAGACCGGTACGGGGTGCAGGTGTGGTTTTTCTGGTCGGGCATCGTTGTAGCGGTGATCGGTATCATTGTTTTTCTCAAGTTTTACGGAAAGGCTGAGGAGGAGCAGGTACAGGGTTAG